In one Myxococcus xanthus genomic region, the following are encoded:
- a CDS encoding ArsR/SmtB family transcription factor has translation MIETFTALADPNRFRIVEYLLGGARSVGAIGEALNLNQPQVSKHLRVLKEARLVDVEARAQQRLYGLRPEPLRELNAWLERYRDIWDERLGQLDSLIEELKTQDMEAAQRHARKKKG, from the coding sequence GTGATTGAGACCTTCACGGCGCTCGCCGACCCGAACCGCTTTCGCATCGTGGAATACCTGCTGGGGGGCGCTCGCTCGGTGGGTGCCATCGGAGAAGCGCTGAACCTGAACCAGCCGCAAGTGTCGAAGCACCTGCGCGTGCTGAAGGAGGCCCGGCTGGTGGACGTGGAGGCGCGCGCCCAGCAGCGTCTCTATGGCCTGCGGCCCGAGCCGCTGCGCGAGCTGAACGCGTGGTTGGAGCGCTACCGCGACATCTGGGACGAGCGGCTGGGACAGCTCGACTCGCTCATCGAAGAACTCAAGACGCAGGACATGGAAGCAGCGCAGCGACATGCTCGAAAGAAGAAGGGATGA
- a CDS encoding SRPBCC family protein, whose translation MSLTSVELESDRTIVISRKFNAPARIVFDAWTRADLVKRWWAPKALGVTMASCEADVRVGGGYRYVLRNPDGGEVAFSGQYAEITPPSRLVYTQVFEPMADAGSVTITVTFDERDGKTHMVSRELYPSKEVREAVLASGMEHGLRETMEQLDALVSSPGLD comes from the coding sequence ATGAGCCTTACGTCAGTGGAGTTGGAGTCGGACCGCACCATCGTCATTTCTCGCAAGTTCAATGCGCCCGCGCGCATCGTGTTCGACGCGTGGACTCGGGCGGACCTGGTGAAGCGCTGGTGGGCGCCGAAGGCCCTCGGCGTCACCATGGCGAGCTGCGAGGCGGACGTGCGCGTTGGCGGCGGCTACCGTTACGTGCTGCGCAATCCGGACGGCGGTGAGGTGGCCTTCTCCGGCCAGTACGCTGAAATCACTCCGCCCTCGCGGCTCGTGTACACGCAGGTCTTCGAACCGATGGCGGACGCGGGTTCGGTCACCATCACCGTCACCTTCGACGAGCGCGACGGAAAGACACACATGGTCTCCCGCGAACTGTATCCGTCAAAGGAAGTGCGGGAGGCCGTCCTCGCGTCCGGCATGGAGCACGGCTTGCGCGAAACGATGGAGCAGCTCGACGCGCTCGTGTCGTCGCC